A genomic region of Catalinimonas niigatensis contains the following coding sequences:
- a CDS encoding glycosyltransferase family protein yields MKILYAIQGTGNGHVSRARDIVPLLQQKSDLDILISGVQADVSLPYPVTYQMRGMSFIFGKSGGVDLLETYKRTNTRQLWKDIQQFPVEKYDLIINDFEPISAWAAHLKKKLCISLSHQSAILAPQSPQPKKSDAFGKMVLRRYAPTAMRYGFHFAAFDENIFTPVIRKEIRNTDVKQKNHYTVYLPAFDDEKLIKRLKKVEDVKWHVFSKHTRHKYKDKNVRIKPIENESFIKSFASCEGILCGAGFETPAEALYLNKKLMVIPMKNQFEQQCNAAALDILGIPVLKNFKKKQIPKIKDWVQNGKSLEISYPDITEEIIDMVLAKHLHLKPHTNAL; encoded by the coding sequence ATGAAAATTCTTTATGCCATACAGGGCACTGGCAATGGGCATGTGAGTCGTGCACGGGATATTGTACCCCTGCTTCAGCAAAAGTCAGATCTGGATATATTGATTAGTGGCGTACAGGCTGATGTGAGTTTGCCCTATCCGGTGACTTACCAGATGAGGGGCATGAGTTTTATCTTTGGCAAATCTGGCGGGGTAGATTTGCTGGAAACCTACAAACGTACCAACACACGGCAGCTTTGGAAAGATATACAACAGTTTCCGGTAGAAAAATATGATCTGATAATTAATGACTTTGAGCCGATTTCAGCCTGGGCTGCCCATCTTAAGAAAAAGCTCTGTATTAGTCTGAGCCACCAAAGTGCGATACTTGCTCCTCAATCACCTCAACCCAAAAAGTCGGATGCTTTTGGAAAAATGGTTCTGAGACGTTACGCTCCTACTGCTATGCGTTATGGATTTCATTTTGCGGCCTTTGATGAAAATATTTTTACACCAGTAATCAGAAAAGAAATCAGGAATACAGATGTAAAGCAAAAAAACCACTACACTGTCTATTTGCCTGCTTTTGATGATGAAAAGTTGATCAAGAGGCTTAAAAAGGTTGAAGATGTTAAATGGCATGTTTTTTCTAAACATACCAGACATAAGTATAAGGATAAAAATGTTCGCATCAAGCCTATTGAGAATGAAAGCTTTATCAAAAGCTTTGCAAGTTGTGAGGGTATCCTTTGTGGAGCAGGCTTTGAAACACCGGCTGAAGCGCTTTATTTGAATAAAAAACTTATGGTTATCCCGATGAAAAACCAGTTTGAGCAGCAATGTAATGCTGCTGCTTTAGATATACTGGGTATTCCTGTGCTGAAGAATTTTAAAAAGAAACAAATTCCCAAAATTAAGGACTGGGTACAAAATGGAAAATCATTGGAAATCAGTTACCCGGATATTACTGAAGAAATCATTGACATGGTTTTAGCAAAACATTTACATCTTAAGCCTCACACTAACGCGCTGTAA
- a CDS encoding gamma-glutamylcyclotransferase family protein codes for MNLHDVFVYGTLRRGGTNHHVISKSPCMQANYIIRGYCLYDYQHWYPYMIGGLENDQVIGEIYRVDQHMLNQLDILEDVKNKLYKLIFLPNHQCYTYIKYDKNVEGLSRIVSGNWIEYIKSLKLS; via the coding sequence ATGAATCTTCACGATGTATTTGTATACGGGACATTACGCAGAGGAGGTACTAACCATCATGTAATCAGCAAATCTCCTTGTATGCAAGCCAACTATATCATTCGGGGGTATTGCCTTTATGATTACCAACACTGGTATCCTTATATGATTGGAGGGTTAGAAAACGATCAGGTAATCGGAGAGATCTATAGGGTTGATCAGCATATGCTTAATCAATTGGATATCCTTGAAGATGTGAAAAATAAGCTCTACAAACTGATTTTTTTGCCCAACCATCAATGCTATACTTATATAAAATATGACAAAAATGTGGAGGGGTTATCAAGAATAGTGAGTGGTAATTGGATTGAGTATATCAAATCACTGAAACTATCATAA
- a CDS encoding phosphotransferase enzyme family protein: MHPLSVYPVEKIISTFRIGADTFSYHPFGSGHINDTYLVEVNTSPSDKYLLQRINHQVFKDVEGLMQNMQLVTSHLRQKLSHGQDGHFTTVTLIPTLGGKWHHQDEKGNYWRMQTFIPNSISYDTVSSEHQAFQAGYAFGKFQLLLRDIPIENLKESIPDFHNMEYRFRNFASALEKDPVGRKASVKDEVHFALDRKQSMLDLYAHVKKQEVPLRITHNDTKFNNVLLDQDSQQAICVIDLDTVMPGVVWYDFGDSVRTIINTAEEDEATLDKIEVNLSLFDAFTRGYLQETSSLLTDLEVEQMAFSSHYMTFIMGLRFLTDYLEGDVYYKTKHLHHNLQRAKAQFNLVSKMEAQAEKMKDIVRQTHKRNINHLLPGK; this comes from the coding sequence ATGCATCCATTGAGCGTATATCCAGTAGAAAAGATCATCAGCACATTTCGGATAGGAGCAGACACCTTTTCTTATCATCCATTTGGGTCTGGTCATATTAATGACACTTATCTGGTAGAGGTCAATACCTCTCCTTCTGATAAATATTTATTGCAGCGCATCAATCATCAGGTTTTTAAGGATGTAGAAGGACTCATGCAGAATATGCAACTGGTGACTTCTCATCTCAGGCAAAAGCTGAGTCATGGCCAAGATGGACATTTTACTACCGTTACGCTCATACCCACCCTTGGGGGTAAATGGCATCATCAGGATGAAAAGGGTAACTACTGGCGTATGCAGACTTTTATTCCCAACAGTATTTCCTATGATACAGTATCCTCTGAGCATCAGGCTTTTCAGGCAGGCTATGCCTTCGGAAAATTTCAGCTTTTGCTGAGAGATATACCTATAGAAAATTTGAAAGAAAGTATTCCTGATTTTCATAATATGGAATACCGATTCAGGAATTTTGCATCAGCCTTGGAGAAAGATCCGGTAGGTAGAAAAGCATCCGTGAAAGATGAAGTCCATTTTGCATTGGACAGGAAACAATCTATGCTGGACTTATATGCTCATGTAAAAAAGCAAGAGGTGCCCCTCCGCATCACCCACAACGATACCAAGTTCAACAATGTATTGCTGGATCAGGATAGCCAGCAAGCCATTTGTGTCATTGACCTTGATACGGTGATGCCCGGCGTAGTTTGGTACGACTTCGGAGACTCAGTGCGTACCATCATCAATACCGCTGAAGAAGATGAGGCAACGCTGGACAAAATAGAAGTCAACCTTTCTCTTTTTGATGCCTTTACCCGGGGATATTTGCAGGAAACTTCTTCTCTGCTGACTGATCTGGAAGTAGAGCAGATGGCTTTTTCTTCTCATTACATGACTTTCATTATGGGATTACGATTTCTGACAGACTATCTGGAAGGAGATGTATACTATAAAACCAAACACCTGCATCATAACCTGCAAAGGGCCAAAGCACAATTTAATTTAGTGAGTAAAATGGAAGCGCAGGCCGAAAAAATGAAAGACATTGTTCGGCAAACCCACAAGCGTAATATCAACCATTTGCTTCCCGGTAAATAA
- a CDS encoding response regulator, with product MKGKRILILDDEKEICFLLSALLKQMGYIPDQAFTIEEALSKFERNAYDLIFLDLNLPDGLGYHLVPVIKKYNQNSKIIMISAHDGMLKQIQSEIKGIDYFIDKPFNREKISEALTKIDMLKYSTN from the coding sequence ATGAAAGGAAAGAGAATTCTTATACTGGATGATGAAAAGGAAATATGCTTTTTGCTTTCTGCCTTATTAAAACAAATGGGTTATATTCCTGACCAGGCATTCACCATAGAGGAAGCTTTGAGTAAGTTTGAGCGAAATGCTTATGACCTGATTTTTCTGGACCTGAACCTTCCGGACGGATTGGGCTATCATCTTGTCCCTGTCATTAAGAAATATAACCAAAATTCAAAAATCATCATGATTAGTGCGCATGATGGCATGCTAAAGCAAATTCAATCGGAAATTAAAGGGATTGATTATTTCATTGATAAACCTTTTAACCGGGAGAAAATCAGCGAAGCACTGACAAAGATTGACATGCTGAAATATTCTACTAACTAA
- a CDS encoding hybrid sensor histidine kinase/response regulator, producing MLGETIDILLIDDDEDDFVIVKDLLSDIKTTHFNIKWESDYEKALGYIHEQCFDIYLIDFRLGEMNGLELLREAVVINRGKPVIMLTGQGEPEVDYEAMQIGAADYLVKDAIDAQSIERSIRYALSNAHAVSKLYEQEKKYRALFEQSLNAIFITDSQQQIVDANPAMLSLFGYNQAEMLQSKLFNLFVREEDYRAFQQQIVAEGHVLDMEVLLKNKKAKEVFCNISVTQLFEPDRKEQGYQGIIEDITERKKVQLELIQLEKLIMTGNIARSIAHEVRNPLTNINLALEQFTFEATEDDTLEVYLEIIKRNTKRINQLITEMLKSSKPSTLNLKPTSLNNVLETSLRLASDRLKLQEIKVIKLFDQELEEIPLDLEKLSMAFLNVITNAIEAVEPKKGIVTLKTRKIGKFQVVQICDNGPGIEQDEIKKLFDAFHTGKKGGMGLGLTSTQNIVNAHGAKISVDSTLNKGTCFTFTFNRLLDKLTK from the coding sequence ATGTTGGGTGAGACTATAGATATATTATTGATTGATGATGATGAAGATGATTTTGTAATAGTCAAAGATCTTTTATCTGATATTAAAACTACACATTTTAATATAAAATGGGAGTCTGATTATGAAAAAGCTTTAGGCTATATTCATGAGCAGTGTTTTGATATTTATCTGATTGATTTCCGCTTAGGGGAAATGAATGGGTTGGAACTGCTGAGAGAAGCAGTAGTGATCAATCGTGGAAAGCCAGTGATTATGCTTACCGGGCAAGGCGAACCCGAAGTAGACTATGAAGCGATGCAGATTGGCGCAGCAGACTATCTGGTGAAAGATGCCATAGATGCCCAAAGCATTGAAAGAAGTATACGTTATGCTCTTAGCAACGCTCATGCAGTAAGTAAACTCTATGAGCAGGAAAAAAAGTATCGTGCTCTTTTTGAGCAATCACTCAATGCTATCTTTATTACCGATAGTCAGCAGCAAATCGTAGATGCAAATCCTGCTATGCTTTCTCTTTTTGGCTATAACCAGGCTGAAATGTTACAATCAAAGCTCTTCAATCTATTTGTCAGAGAAGAGGATTATCGGGCCTTTCAGCAACAGATTGTAGCCGAGGGACATGTGCTTGATATGGAAGTCCTGTTGAAAAATAAGAAAGCGAAAGAAGTATTCTGTAATATCTCTGTCACTCAACTTTTTGAACCCGACCGAAAAGAGCAGGGGTATCAGGGAATCATTGAAGATATTACCGAAAGGAAGAAAGTACAACTTGAACTGATTCAACTGGAAAAGTTGATCATGACCGGAAATATAGCCCGTAGCATAGCGCATGAAGTACGCAATCCATTGACCAATATTAATCTGGCTTTGGAGCAGTTTACTTTTGAGGCTACCGAGGATGATACGCTGGAGGTGTATCTGGAAATTATTAAGAGAAATACCAAGAGGATCAATCAACTCATTACGGAGATGTTAAAGTCCTCTAAGCCTTCTACCCTCAATCTGAAGCCGACATCCTTAAATAATGTACTGGAAACTTCCTTGAGATTAGCCAGCGATCGGTTGAAACTTCAGGAGATCAAGGTAATCAAGCTATTTGACCAGGAGTTAGAAGAGATTCCCCTGGATCTGGAAAAGCTGAGTATGGCTTTTTTAAATGTCATTACCAATGCTATAGAAGCTGTGGAACCCAAAAAAGGAATAGTGACTTTAAAAACCAGGAAAATAGGAAAGTTTCAGGTTGTCCAAATCTGTGACAACGGTCCGGGAATCGAACAAGACGAAATCAAAAAGCTTTTTGATGCTTTTCATACAGGAAAAAAAGGTGGAATGGGTTTGGGACTTACTTCTACCCAGAATATTGTCAATGCACATGGGGCTAAAATTTCTGTAGACAGTACCCTGAATAAAGGGACTTGCTTCACCTTTACATTCAACCGGCTGTTGGATAAATTGACTAAATAA
- a CDS encoding sigma-54-dependent transcriptional regulator: MAKKILIVDDDQDIRLLLDKFLSKNGYDTKTASDGASAIETLKSYKCDLVLCDFKLPDLNGLELIQKIKVINPDTALLVITGYSDVKVAVKAIKLGAYDYVTKPLYPDEILITIEQALKNKNQLNQPKQPSKPKKFVIGDSPQANQVMKHIRLIAPTDMSVIIQGETGTGKEFVANEIHNHSKRKDAPFVAIDCGALPKDLAGSELFGHVKGAFTGALNDKEGSFESANGGTLFLDEIGNLSYENQVKLLRVTQERKIKKIGGTKDIPIDVRLIVATNENLADAVKNGEFREDLYHRFNEFKIDLSPLRERSSDIKVFSRFFLENANRELNKEVIDFEPEVLAKMKDYYWHGNLRELYNVVKRSVLLAQTDMITLECLPEEIKSPVYFEQSEPTTYATKEEPANLKSVSKIAERDAIISVLEKTGYNKTKAADVLNIDRKTLYNKMKSYNIDL, translated from the coding sequence ATGGCTAAAAAAATTCTTATTGTTGATGATGATCAGGACATACGTCTGCTGCTGGATAAATTTCTAAGCAAAAACGGCTATGACACCAAAACAGCTTCTGATGGTGCCTCAGCCATAGAAACACTAAAATCATACAAATGTGATTTGGTGTTGTGTGATTTTAAACTTCCAGATCTCAATGGACTTGAACTTATACAGAAAATAAAAGTCATTAATCCAGACACCGCTTTGCTGGTGATTACCGGCTATTCAGATGTAAAAGTAGCTGTAAAGGCTATTAAACTAGGTGCTTATGATTATGTGACCAAGCCTCTTTATCCTGATGAAATCCTCATTACAATAGAACAGGCGTTAAAAAATAAAAACCAATTAAATCAACCCAAGCAACCTAGCAAGCCTAAGAAGTTTGTGATTGGGGATAGCCCTCAGGCCAATCAGGTGATGAAGCATATCCGGCTCATAGCACCAACTGATATGTCAGTCATTATTCAGGGGGAGACGGGTACAGGTAAAGAGTTTGTGGCGAATGAAATTCACAACCATAGTAAGAGGAAAGATGCACCCTTTGTGGCGATTGACTGTGGTGCGCTTCCCAAAGATCTGGCAGGCAGCGAACTTTTCGGGCATGTGAAAGGAGCTTTTACCGGTGCGCTCAATGACAAAGAAGGAAGTTTTGAATCCGCTAATGGAGGAACACTTTTTCTGGACGAAATAGGCAACCTATCCTATGAGAATCAAGTGAAATTGCTCAGGGTGACCCAGGAAAGAAAGATCAAAAAAATTGGTGGTACCAAAGATATTCCTATTGATGTACGCCTTATCGTAGCGACCAACGAAAACCTGGCGGATGCAGTGAAAAACGGGGAGTTCAGAGAAGATCTGTATCATCGTTTTAATGAGTTTAAAATTGACTTATCCCCACTAAGGGAGCGTAGTAGCGATATCAAAGTATTTTCCCGCTTTTTCTTGGAAAACGCTAACCGGGAATTAAACAAAGAAGTCATAGATTTTGAACCGGAAGTGCTGGCTAAGATGAAGGATTACTACTGGCATGGTAATCTCAGGGAACTCTACAATGTGGTCAAGCGTTCGGTATTGCTTGCCCAAACAGACATGATTACTTTAGAGTGTCTGCCGGAAGAAATCAAATCACCGGTCTATTTTGAGCAGAGTGAGCCTACTACTTATGCGACTAAAGAAGAACCGGCTAACCTGAAGTCTGTCTCAAAAATAGCTGAGCGAGATGCCATCATCAGTGTGCTTGAAAAAACCGGCTATAATAAAACCAAAGCTGCCGATGTACTCAATATTGATAGGAAGACTTTATATAATAAGATGAAGTCTTATAATATCGATCTTTAA
- a CDS encoding diacylglycerol/lipid kinase family protein, which yields MQKKQCLFIINPISGLGKQKVIPDLIRRFLDPNKFSYEITFSEYAGHTPVLTAKYRETFDIIVAVGGDGTVNEVATALVDTSTSMGVIPLGSGNGFARHLEISTQASKAILQFNESRSVQFDTGILNNKAFFNVSGVGFDGQISKIFAEQLKRGYMTYARCVMEEFQTYVPKKFRYELNGHMVEENYFLIAFANTTQYGNNAIIAPYAKPNDGLLDVVLIRPFPSIHLPVFTMMALFRNLHRSPYVQIIKTSSFSLDNEEKAPIHIDGEFLNYARQIEISVKPGSLHVMAPVK from the coding sequence ATGCAAAAAAAGCAATGCTTGTTCATTATTAATCCTATCTCTGGGTTGGGAAAACAGAAAGTCATACCTGATCTCATCCGGAGATTCCTTGATCCAAACAAATTCAGCTACGAAATTACCTTTAGCGAATACGCCGGTCATACCCCTGTTCTTACTGCCAAATATAGAGAAACATTTGACATTATTGTAGCGGTGGGTGGAGATGGTACTGTCAATGAGGTAGCTACTGCTTTGGTGGATACTTCTACCAGCATGGGAGTTATCCCTCTGGGTTCAGGCAATGGTTTTGCCAGACATTTGGAGATTTCTACGCAAGCTTCCAAAGCTATTTTACAGTTTAATGAGAGCCGCTCTGTTCAGTTTGATACCGGAATACTCAATAACAAGGCTTTTTTCAATGTTTCAGGAGTGGGCTTTGACGGTCAGATCAGTAAGATATTTGCCGAGCAGTTGAAACGGGGCTACATGACTTATGCCCGCTGTGTGATGGAAGAATTTCAGACCTATGTACCTAAAAAATTCAGGTATGAGCTGAATGGTCATATGGTTGAAGAAAACTATTTCCTAATCGCATTTGCCAATACTACCCAGTATGGAAATAATGCCATTATTGCACCCTATGCTAAGCCCAATGATGGATTGCTGGATGTGGTATTGATCCGTCCTTTCCCATCTATTCATCTACCTGTCTTTACCATGATGGCACTTTTCCGCAATCTGCATCGCTCTCCCTATGTACAGATTATCAAAACCTCTTCATTTAGTCTGGATAATGAAGAAAAGGCTCCTATTCATATTGATGGGGAATTTTTAAACTATGCCCGACAAATTGAGATCAGTGTGAAACCCGGAAGCCTACATGTGATGGCTCCTGTTAAGTAA
- a CDS encoding UDP-2,3-diacylglucosamine diphosphatase → MSTKKRAVEVAVISDIHLGTYGCNAHELHRYLKSIQPKILILNGDIIDIWQFSKRYFPNAHMKIIKQIFSMAAKGVEVYYVTGNHDEMLRKFEGFTMGTLKIVNKLVLELDGKKAWIFHGDVFDITMKHSKWLAKLGAIGYDSLILLNAMVNFFSVKLGKGKVSFSKRIKNSVKSAIKFIDDFENTAADIAISNGYDYVVCGHIHNPEIRKIANHEGQVTYMNSGDWIENLTALEYKDKVWALYRYSNEIPLSKEAYEEDDKSMDISVLYSNLLQEFQPKKV, encoded by the coding sequence ATGTCTACAAAAAAAAGGGCAGTTGAGGTAGCCGTTATTTCTGATATCCACCTGGGTACTTATGGGTGTAATGCCCATGAATTACATAGATACCTCAAAAGCATACAACCTAAAATTCTCATTTTGAATGGAGATATTATAGATATTTGGCAGTTTAGCAAACGTTATTTTCCTAACGCTCATATGAAAATTATCAAACAGATTTTCAGCATGGCTGCCAAGGGGGTAGAAGTATATTATGTGACCGGCAACCACGATGAAATGCTTCGTAAATTTGAGGGCTTTACGATGGGTACCCTCAAAATTGTCAATAAGCTGGTACTGGAGCTGGATGGAAAGAAAGCCTGGATCTTCCACGGGGATGTGTTTGACATCACCATGAAGCACTCTAAATGGCTGGCAAAGCTGGGTGCCATTGGTTATGATTCCCTCATTTTGCTTAATGCTATGGTCAACTTCTTTTCTGTGAAGTTGGGTAAAGGAAAAGTTTCTTTCAGTAAACGTATCAAGAATAGTGTTAAGAGTGCGATCAAGTTTATAGATGACTTTGAAAATACTGCTGCTGACATCGCTATCTCCAACGGCTATGATTATGTAGTATGTGGGCATATTCATAACCCTGAAATACGAAAGATTGCTAACCATGAAGGCCAGGTAACTTATATGAATAGTGGCGACTGGATAGAAAACCTGACTGCGCTTGAATACAAAGATAAAGTGTGGGCTTTGTATCGCTACAGCAATGAAATACCACTGAGTAAAGAAGCTTACGAAGAAGACGATAAAAGCATGGATATCTCCGTTTTATACTCCAACCTTTTACAGGAGTTTCAACCCAAAAAAGTATGA
- a CDS encoding PAS domain-containing sensor histidine kinase → MNDTFSYSPSLVETIMDNADDGIILFSPLHNEQQEIVDLKYVFANKTAERVVGKKREELLQTTLMQAFPQYNYRDLFNAYKQVLISGEPYKEEQYYNEEGLQRWFKISAKKIDSILLVNFSDISGFKTLIAEKSRSESLYRTLIRSLPHADVALVDLELNLLLVEGFPFRSLGYDKPIEEDSSLTDELSHEAKSIILPLLKSSLEGKVKKLERESEGSLFRVHILPVKDEQGEVFAALIVSEDIGIFNFSKEELRNKIYELENSNQSLEQFAYVASHDLQEPLRKIRAFGDRLQSKYSQVIDESGRDYIMRMQNAASRMQKLIDDLLKYSRVGRFQEPFQEVDLQKVVNSVLEDLEGRMEESESDVVIENLPVIEGDSGSLEQLFLNLLSNAIKFRKPESAPHIRIWAEEQVNNTQEDENIVKYNIFVKDDGIGFDEKYLDRIFNIFQRLHGRNEYAGTGIGLAICRKIVDMHSGTIYANSKPGEGATFVVTLPRVQERIV, encoded by the coding sequence ATGAACGATACTTTTTCGTACTCACCTTCGCTGGTGGAAACTATCATGGATAATGCGGATGATGGTATCATCCTTTTTTCTCCGCTCCACAATGAACAGCAGGAAATTGTTGATCTGAAGTATGTGTTTGCTAACAAAACTGCAGAAAGAGTAGTCGGCAAAAAAAGAGAAGAGCTACTACAAACTACCCTCATGCAAGCTTTTCCTCAGTATAATTACAGGGATTTGTTTAATGCCTATAAGCAGGTGTTGATCAGTGGCGAACCCTATAAAGAGGAACAGTATTATAATGAAGAAGGCCTCCAGAGATGGTTTAAGATATCTGCCAAAAAAATAGACTCTATTCTTCTGGTCAACTTTAGTGATATTTCTGGTTTTAAAACATTAATAGCTGAAAAAAGTCGTAGCGAAAGTCTCTACCGTACCTTGATCAGGAGCTTGCCACATGCGGATGTAGCCTTGGTGGACCTTGAATTGAACTTGCTGCTGGTAGAAGGCTTTCCCTTCAGATCGCTCGGGTATGACAAACCCATAGAAGAGGATAGTAGCTTAACCGACGAATTGTCCCATGAGGCCAAGTCTATTATTCTTCCATTGCTAAAATCCTCTCTGGAAGGCAAAGTAAAAAAGTTGGAGCGGGAAAGTGAGGGATCATTGTTCAGAGTGCATATCCTACCGGTAAAAGATGAACAGGGAGAGGTTTTTGCCGCTCTGATTGTGTCAGAAGACATTGGTATATTCAACTTTTCAAAAGAAGAGTTGAGAAACAAAATCTATGAGCTAGAAAACTCTAACCAAAGTCTGGAACAGTTTGCTTACGTAGCTTCTCACGATCTACAGGAGCCACTCAGAAAAATCAGAGCCTTTGGGGATAGGTTGCAAAGCAAGTATAGTCAGGTAATAGATGAAAGCGGACGCGATTATATTATGCGCATGCAAAATGCAGCCAGCCGCATGCAGAAGCTTATCGATGATCTGCTTAAATACTCCAGAGTGGGCCGTTTCCAGGAACCCTTTCAGGAAGTAGATTTACAAAAAGTAGTGAACAGTGTGTTGGAAGACCTGGAAGGGAGAATGGAAGAAAGTGAGTCGGATGTAGTCATAGAAAACCTTCCTGTGATTGAGGGGGATTCAGGTTCTTTGGAACAGCTTTTTCTGAATTTGCTCAGCAATGCCATTAAATTTAGAAAACCTGAAAGTGCTCCTCACATCAGAATTTGGGCAGAAGAGCAGGTAAATAATACCCAGGAAGATGAAAATATCGTGAAGTATAATATTTTTGTAAAAGACGATGGTATTGGCTTTGACGAAAAGTACCTGGACAGAATTTTCAACATTTTTCAGCGTCTCCACGGCCGTAATGAATATGCAGGAACAGGCATAGGACTGGCCATCTGTAGGAAGATTGTGGATATGCATAGTGGTACCATCTATGCAAATAGTAAACCGGGAGAAGGAGCCACTTTTGTCGTAACCTTACCCAGGGTACAGGAAAGAATTGTTTAA
- a CDS encoding response regulator, with protein MKTNTAKTITILMADDDPDDRMLTKEALMENKLANDLHFVEDGEELMDYLNQKGKYNKENAPKPGLILLDLNMPKKDGREALTEIKADPKLRRIPIIVLTTSKAEEDIVKTYDLGISSFITKPVTFDDLVEVARAIGKYWFGIVVLPNDKSE; from the coding sequence ATGAAAACCAATACTGCGAAAACCATAACCATCCTTATGGCAGATGATGATCCGGATGATAGAATGCTGACCAAAGAGGCACTTATGGAAAATAAGCTTGCCAACGATCTGCATTTTGTAGAAGATGGTGAAGAACTGATGGATTATCTAAATCAAAAAGGTAAGTATAATAAAGAGAATGCCCCTAAGCCAGGACTGATTTTACTGGATCTCAACATGCCTAAAAAAGATGGGCGTGAAGCGCTAACAGAAATCAAAGCTGATCCTAAGCTGCGCCGTATTCCTATCATCGTACTCACGACATCCAAAGCAGAAGAAGATATTGTCAAAACTTATGATTTAGGGATTAGCTCTTTCATTACCAAACCAGTCACTTTTGATGATCTGGTAGAAGTAGCCAGAGCGATTGGCAAATATTGGTTTGGCATTGTTGTGTTACCAAATGATAAATCTGAATAA
- a CDS encoding nucleotidyltransferase family protein has product MSKPTLLVMAAGMGSRYGSLKQVDRFGPSGETIIDYSIYDAIRSGFGKVVFVIRESIEAEFKQLFYGKFSDKIAIDYALQELDRVPEGIKVPAGRQKPWGTGHAVLVAADKIREPFAVINADDYYGQQAFQIMADFLSQTGNEEHVLVGYRLRNTLSEHGYVSRGICEVDHEGYLSSVTERTHIYITPKQEVVYQTDEGKEVKLTGNEVASMNLMGFTPNVFAQFEASFKAFLQENLHHPKNEFYLPSVVNEIISSRQARVKVLNTTDHWFGVTYQEDKAIAQRKLKELADAGVYPENLWETKNIKSV; this is encoded by the coding sequence ATGAGTAAACCCACATTATTGGTGATGGCGGCAGGGATGGGAAGCCGTTACGGTAGTCTCAAACAGGTAGACCGCTTTGGGCCTTCCGGTGAAACCATCATAGACTACAGTATCTATGATGCAATCCGCTCAGGTTTTGGCAAAGTCGTCTTTGTCATTCGTGAGTCTATTGAGGCAGAATTCAAACAGCTATTCTATGGTAAATTCTCGGACAAAATTGCCATAGATTATGCCTTACAGGAGTTGGACCGTGTTCCCGAAGGAATCAAGGTGCCTGCTGGGCGCCAAAAACCCTGGGGTACCGGACATGCAGTTTTGGTTGCTGCTGATAAGATCAGGGAGCCTTTTGCAGTCATCAATGCCGATGACTATTATGGCCAGCAGGCCTTTCAAATCATGGCGGATTTCCTCTCCCAAACGGGAAATGAAGAACATGTGTTGGTGGGCTACCGGCTGCGCAATACTTTATCAGAGCATGGCTACGTTTCCAGAGGTATCTGCGAAGTGGACCATGAAGGATATCTGAGCAGCGTTACTGAAAGAACACATATCTATATTACCCCTAAACAGGAAGTTGTCTATCAAACCGATGAGGGAAAGGAGGTGAAACTAACAGGAAATGAAGTTGCTTCTATGAACCTGATGGGCTTTACTCCCAATGTGTTTGCACAGTTTGAAGCTTCTTTCAAAGCCTTTCTCCAGGAAAATCTCCATCATCCTAAGAATGAATTTTATCTGCCTTCTGTGGTCAACGAAATCATTTCCTCCCGACAGGCGCGGGTGAAGGTGCTCAATACCACAGACCACTGGTTTGGTGTCACCTACCAGGAGGACAAAGCCATAGCGCAACGAAAGCTTAAGGAATTGGCAGACGCCGGCGTTTATCCGGAAAATTTGTGGGAAACTAAAAATATCAAGTCTGTCTGA